A genomic region of Papaver somniferum cultivar HN1 chromosome 7, ASM357369v1, whole genome shotgun sequence contains the following coding sequences:
- the LOC113295369 gene encoding lysosomal Pro-X carboxypeptidase-like — MVTEEESWCFNFKRTLSDREVLEFASLLLIVGDTPPVLDAQPDTRRWALQTTYMFSVKYLYARMVTDDGIDNFPTYFIWNSEIPPKVKFLVWCLVHEKLNTIDRLNNRGMNIYNSCILCGSTEESQDHLFRHCNISYKIWHSLSPGGDWAWVIWNSILSLAHGWDNDLFSTSGNLIWGLIPEAIIWVIGRESNSRTFETDYNFKTDIYLIIDVKSMHLQSHHGIHSYTLPTSVAVTLDHFNYRPESYETFQQKYVINSKYWGGANVSAPIFVFLGEESNIDADVAGIGFLSDNAPQFNALIVFIEHRYYGKSIPFGSREEAFRNASTLGYFNSAQALADYAEVIISLKKNMSADSSPVIVFGGSYGGMLASWFRLKYPHITHGALASSAAVLYFDDVAPKYGYYSIVSKDYREISKFCYDVIKEFWSLIDSIASQENGLAILSEKFKTCSVSPLSKSSELKDCLGSIYAESAQYNAPPKYPVTVICGAIDGAPIGTDILSRIQSGVAAFMGKQNCYDMGEFTRQTETIQGWQWQTCSEMVMPIGVDGEDTMFQASPFDLKNFSVSCQSRYNVEPRPHWILNEFGGKDIKSVLQVFASNIIYSNGLRDPYSSGGVLENISDNVVAITTDKGSHCLDLLHKSPDDPKWLVEQREAEIEIIKRWIEEYNALRIIKTSKAHHWAR, encoded by the exons ATGGTTACTGAAGAAGAAAGTTGGTGTTTTAACTTCAAAAGAACATTATCTGACAGGGAAGTTCTGGAGTTCGCTTCTCTTCTCTTGATAGTTGGAGATACTCCTCCAGTTCTGGATGCTCAACCCGATACTAGAAGATGGGCACTTCAAACTACATATATGTTCAGTGTTAAGTATCTTTATGCTAGGATGGTAACAGATGATGGCATTGATAATTTCCCAACATATTTTATCTGGAATTCAGAAATTCCACCAAAAGTAAAGTTTCTAGTCTGGTGTCTGGTGCATGAAAAACTCAACACAATAGATAGATTGAATAACAGGGGAATGAATATTTATAACTCCTGCATTTTATGTGGTAGCActgaagaatctcaagatcatttgTTTCGTCACTGCAACATTTCTTATAAAATTTGGCATTCTCTTTCTCCTGGTGGTGACTGGGCTTGGGTCATTTGGAACTCTATCTTGTCATTAGCTCATGGATGGGACAATGATTTATTCTCTACTTCAGGTAATTTGATATGGGGTTTGATTCCAGAAGCAATCATTTGGGTTATCGGACGCGAAAGTAACTCCAGAACTTTTGAGACTGACTACAATTTTAAGACTGACATATACTTGATTATAGATGTTAAGTCAATG catttacagAGTCATCACGGTATTCATtcttataccttgccgactagtgTTGCAGTAACTCTAGATCACTTCAATTACAGACCAGAGAGCTATGAAACTTTTCAACAAAAATATGTGATCAATTCCAAATATTGGGGTGGTGCAAATGTTAGTGCACCCATCTTTGTTTTTTTAGGAGAAGAGTCCAATATAGATGCAGATGTTGCTGGGATTGGATTCCTGTCTGATAATGCTCCTCAATTTAATGCTCTCATTGTCTTTATAGAG CACCGGTACTATGGGAAATCGATTCCATTTGGATCGAGGGAAGAAGCATTTCGAAATGCTAGTACACTCGGATACTTCAATTCGGCCCAAGCTCTGGCAGATTATGCCGAAGTTATCATTAGTCTAAAGAAAAATATGTCCGCTGATTCTTCCCCTGTTATAGTCTTTGGTGGATCTTACGGCGGAA TGCTGGCTTCATGGTTCCGCCTGAAATATCCACACATCACGCATGGAGCTCTAGCGTCATCTGCAGCAGTTCTGTATTTTGATGACGTTGCACCAAAATATGGATATTATAGCATTGTCTCCAAAGATTATCGA GAAATTAGCAAGTTTTGCTACGATGTCATTAAAGAATTCTGGTCTCTGATCGATTCAATCGCTTCTCAAGAAAATGGTCTTGCTATCCTCAGTGAAAAGTTCAAGACTTGCTC AGTAAGTCCTTTAAGCAAATCCTCTGAGCTAAAGGACTGCTTAGGTTCTATTTACGCTGAATCTGCACAATATAATGCTCCACCAAAATACCCAGTCACAGTGATCTGCGGTGCCATCGATGGAGCACCAATAGGAACTGACATTCTTAGTCGGATACAATCAGGGGTTGCGGCTTTTATGGGAAAACAAAATTGCTATGATATGGGTGAATTTACCCGTCAAACCGAAACAATCCAAGGATGGCAATGGCAG ACATGTAGTGAGATGGTAATGCCCATTGGGGTTGATGGCGAGGATACGATGTTTCAGGCATCACCCTTCGATCTTAAGAATTTCTCAGTGTCCTGTCAAAGCCGGTACAATGTGGAACCAAGACCGCATTGGATATTAAATGAGTTCGGAGGAAAG GATATCAAATCGGTGCTTCAAGTATTTGCTAGCAACATCATATATTCCAATGGATTAAGAGATCCTTACAGCAGTGGAGG AGTTCTGGAGAATATCTCAGACAATGTCGTAGCCATTACCACAGATAAAG gatcacattgtttggattTACTTCATAAATCACCGGACGATCCAAAGTGGCTAGTTGAACAGCGAGAGGCTGAGATTGAGATTATCAAAAGGTGGATCGAAGAATACAATGCCTTGCGTATCATTAAAACAAGTAAAGCTCACCACTGGGCTCGCTAG